The sequence below is a genomic window from Clostridium putrefaciens.
ATATTGAAGTTAACTCCGGAAATACCAATAGTTTTAAAAAATAAAAAATATATAAGAAATAAAAAATAAAAAATATATAATATTTTTATAAATCTTTTATTTAATCCACCCTTTATAATTTGATAAATAAATGTAGTCCCAATAAAGGTTAAAAATAAAATCATAAAAAGCACAAAATAAAAGTCATCATTAGGATGCATACGATAATAAATAAAATCAAATATAATCATGGTATGGTGATATAGTATATTCATATAAACAAATCTAATTGTAAAAAAACAAATAATAAATAAAAAACAGTATAAAAATATGTTTTTAAATTTTTGCAAAATAACACCACCTTTCTTTATATTATTGCTAATGTTTAATATATAAAACATAAAACCAAATTTATATATAGTTTTTAAACATATGTATATAATAACATAAATTAGAGTGATATTGCAATATTATGGTTAGAGTATAATTTTAGTAGGCAGAACTAGTATAAAAAACTATATAAATAAAAGGAGATGCAAAAACATCTCCCCAATACATAAATTATCCATTATAATTTTATTATCGAGACAAAACTGAATGGAGTTGAATTTATGTATAATGTTAGTTTAAATGAAAACGGCTTAACTTTCAAGGAGATAGAGAAAAAGATTTATAAGATGGTTTGTGATGAAGCCTGCAATGTTTTAAAAAATGTGTTGGAAGCTTTAGATGAAAAGCTACTTAAAGAAAGAGATATTAAAGTATATAGAAATAAGGGACTTAAAAAGACTTGTTTAAGAACGATTATGGGGGATGTTGAATATTCAAGACGTATCTATCAGTTTGAACTTGAAGATGGTAAAACAGCTACTAAGTTCCTTTTAGATGAGTATCTAGGCATGGACACCATAGGTAATGTATCTATAAATCTTGTAGAAACTATTTTAACAAACGTGTCAGAAGTATCTTTTAGAAAAACAGCTGAAAATATAAAAACAATGTGTAATCAGGAAATTAGTGCTCAAGGAGTTTGGAACATAGTTCAAATGGTTGGAGAAAAGATAA
It includes:
- a CDS encoding VanZ family protein, which codes for MFYILNISNNIKKGGVILQKFKNIFLYCFLFIICFFTIRFVYMNILYHHTMIIFDFIYYRMHPNDDFYFVLFMILFLTFIGTTFIYQIIKGGLNKRFIKILYIFYFLFLIYFLFFKTIGISGVNFNILDTINSILYGGAIIVFMNIVFFIPLGCLFKLTKKSSIIFLISILFVELSQNIFHLGIFDINDIILNYMGFVIGNTFIENNKVKNILFNNSNQDI